One genomic segment of Dehalococcoidales bacterium includes these proteins:
- a CDS encoding ABC transporter permease: MRWLEPFFTAWSGVVTHKLRSFLTILGVVIGVAAVIALMSIGKGTEQSVVASIENLGADLLLIYPGAATEAGIRKASGTIGTLTVEDATAIYEEIPNIAAVAPTYSTFVQIVVADQNMNAQVSGVTPGYQQVQNLEITQGSFISEYDYQRSSRVAVIGLNVKETLFGESSPIGQTLRAGNYIVHVIGVLESKGASKLGNTDDAILIPLSTLQLMLGQPRTSQGDHVVASIALTVTDRAYSSEATEEIASLLRFRHQLGPGVEDDFTVSSMEEIISSVTDVIGNMTLLLGAIAAISLLVGGIGV, from the coding sequence ATGCGCTGGCTGGAACCGTTTTTCACCGCCTGGAGCGGCGTGGTGACGCACAAGCTGCGCAGCTTTCTGACCATCCTTGGGGTCGTCATCGGGGTAGCCGCGGTTATTGCCCTGATGTCCATCGGCAAGGGTACCGAGCAGTCCGTGGTCGCCAGCATAGAGAACCTCGGTGCCGACCTCCTTCTCATTTATCCCGGCGCTGCCACCGAGGCGGGCATCAGGAAAGCCAGCGGTACTATCGGGACTCTCACTGTGGAAGACGCGACGGCTATCTACGAGGAAATACCAAATATCGCGGCCGTTGCTCCCACCTACTCGACGTTTGTGCAGATCGTGGTTGCCGACCAGAACATGAACGCCCAGGTCAGCGGGGTGACACCGGGGTACCAGCAGGTGCAAAACCTGGAGATTACCCAGGGAAGCTTCATTTCCGAGTACGACTACCAGCGCAGCAGCCGGGTAGCCGTCATCGGTCTCAACGTGAAGGAGACCCTGTTCGGGGAAAGCAGTCCCATTGGCCAGACGCTACGCGCCGGGAACTATATTGTCCACGTTATTGGTGTCCTTGAGAGTAAGGGGGCATCGAAGCTTGGTAATACCGACGACGCCATCCTGATACCGCTGAGCACCCTGCAACTGATGCTGGGGCAACCACGGACCAGCCAGGGTGACCACGTAGTCGCTAGCATCGCCCTGACAGTCACGGACCGGGCCTACTCCAGTGAGGCTACTGAAGAAATAGCCAGTTTGCTCCGCTTCCGCCACCAGCTTGGCCCCGGCGTGGAAGACGATTTCACAGTCAGCTCTATGGAGGAAATCATCAGCAGCGTCACCGATGTCATCGGCAATATGACCCTGCTGCTGGGGGCAATAGCCGCAATATCGCTGCTGGTCGGTGGTATCGGGGTAA
- a CDS encoding ABC transporter ATP-binding protein, protein MIRLQGITKVYPMGKRELTVLRGIDLHIEQGEIVAIMGPSGSGKTTLLNIVGCLDGPTDGSYLLDGGEVSRLSSGELAQVRGQKIGFIFQTFNLLPQYTALANVELGLRYAYRGNRHRDHALAALDRVGLSDRAGHRPTELSGGEQQRVAIARALAKNPPLILADEPTGNLDSRSGEEVMSILRSLHHEQAITLLVITHDDNVARHCQRIIRLLDGQVVTEGVV, encoded by the coding sequence ATGATTCGACTTCAGGGCATAACCAAGGTCTACCCCATGGGTAAGAGAGAGCTTACGGTGCTTCGGGGGATAGACCTGCACATTGAACAGGGCGAGATAGTGGCCATCATGGGGCCCTCCGGCTCCGGTAAGACGACCCTGCTGAATATCGTCGGGTGCCTGGACGGGCCGACCGACGGCAGCTATCTCCTTGACGGTGGCGAGGTCAGCCGTCTCAGTAGCGGAGAGCTGGCCCAGGTCAGGGGTCAGAAGATAGGCTTCATCTTTCAGACGTTCAACCTGCTGCCTCAGTATACCGCCCTGGCTAACGTAGAACTGGGGTTGAGATATGCCTATCGCGGCAATCGTCACCGTGACCATGCCCTGGCGGCACTTGACAGGGTCGGTCTTTCCGACCGGGCAGGTCACCGTCCCACCGAGTTATCCGGTGGCGAGCAGCAGAGGGTGGCTATTGCCCGGGCGCTGGCAAAAAACCCGCCACTAATCCTCGCAGATGAGCCAACCGGCAACCTGGATAGCCGCTCCGGTGAAGAGGTGATGTCCATCCTGAGATCCCTGCACCACGAGCAGGCAATTACCCTGCTGGTGATAACGCATGACGACAATGTGGCGCGTCATTGCCAGCGTATTATACGCCTGTTGGATGGCCAGGTAGTGACTGAGGGGGTGGTCTGA
- a CDS encoding biotin/lipoyl-binding protein has protein sequence MTGSKIAVTVLSIILAGTLLAGCGGKSDIAEKPEYQLVPVQRGDLAVEVTATGNLLYAYEEALSFGVPGTIDEVLVEEGDEVEEGQLLARLDSASTISLEKAEAQARINLRNAEDNLEEVRNPSAVVAALDVAQAELAVVNAGIALVTARDNLEKALDPYTESDIIQAELTVINAEVALDAARHAFELAENTYNGNPTVPQWITDYERKQRQLALAEFDLAEAEENLAEMQAGADASEVEQKQKLLAVAEADIARAEETLAETQDDALLPEPDSLDVELQQIEVSSARTALDEAIERLEMDTIAAPFAGIVTSVNMEAGQAVNAGTVIVLTDSTRFEATMLVNEIDIMNVQVGALASVEIDALSGFVFPATVTSVSPTAASQQGVVNYRVKAELMSLTPAKGEKAPEEEVEPVSSIDEVLDKAVADGRLTQEQADTMKERFGQAGAGITVEQLEQLIERFAQFGIGAAQGKAGQQGGLTGELLDKLRGSLKQGFGAGPLPGVSLEDIHLREGLSATVSIIIQQRNNVLLVFNQAIQLQDGATYVEVIQDGEIYPRPVVTGLSDWQYTEIVKGLNEGEQVVIWQTTGTSATTEIQQQKGAFQMLPGAGRFTK, from the coding sequence ATGACAGGTTCAAAGATCGCAGTTACAGTCCTGAGTATTATTCTGGCAGGCACGCTCCTGGCAGGTTGTGGCGGCAAAAGCGACATTGCCGAGAAGCCTGAATACCAGCTGGTGCCGGTCCAGCGTGGTGACCTGGCGGTGGAAGTCACCGCCACCGGCAACCTGTTGTACGCATACGAGGAGGCACTGTCATTTGGCGTCCCCGGTACCATCGACGAGGTACTTGTGGAGGAAGGTGATGAAGTGGAGGAAGGGCAGTTGCTCGCCAGACTCGATAGTGCATCCACCATCTCCCTGGAGAAGGCGGAAGCCCAGGCCAGAATCAATCTGAGGAACGCCGAGGATAACCTGGAGGAGGTCCGGAACCCTTCTGCCGTAGTTGCTGCCCTGGACGTTGCCCAGGCTGAGCTTGCCGTTGTCAATGCCGGGATAGCCCTGGTGACAGCCCGGGATAACCTCGAAAAGGCCCTGGACCCCTACACCGAGTCTGATATTATCCAGGCTGAGCTTACCGTCATCAATGCCGAGGTGGCCCTGGACGCGGCACGGCACGCCTTCGAGTTAGCCGAAAATACGTACAATGGCAACCCCACTGTCCCCCAGTGGATTACGGACTATGAGCGGAAACAGAGGCAGCTCGCCCTTGCCGAGTTTGACCTTGCCGAAGCAGAGGAAAATCTGGCCGAGATGCAGGCCGGTGCCGATGCTTCTGAAGTAGAGCAGAAGCAGAAACTGTTGGCTGTTGCTGAAGCCGACATTGCCAGGGCGGAGGAGACTCTGGCCGAGACACAGGATGATGCTCTCCTTCCAGAACCCGACTCTCTGGACGTGGAATTGCAGCAAATCGAGGTTTCCAGTGCCCGGACTGCCCTGGATGAGGCCATCGAGAGACTGGAGATGGACACTATTGCGGCGCCATTTGCAGGAATCGTCACTTCAGTCAACATGGAAGCAGGCCAGGCAGTGAACGCCGGCACCGTTATCGTCCTCACCGACTCCACCAGGTTCGAAGCGACGATGCTGGTCAACGAGATTGATATCATGAATGTACAGGTGGGCGCTCTGGCCAGCGTTGAAATCGACGCCTTATCGGGGTTCGTGTTCCCTGCCACGGTCACCAGCGTCTCTCCTACAGCAGCCTCACAGCAGGGGGTGGTCAACTACCGTGTGAAAGCGGAGTTGATGTCCCTGACTCCGGCTAAAGGGGAGAAGGCACCGGAAGAAGAGGTCGAGCCGGTTTCCAGCATCGACGAGGTGCTTGATAAAGCAGTTGCCGATGGGCGTCTGACGCAGGAACAGGCGGACACCATGAAGGAACGCTTCGGGCAGGCAGGAGCGGGAATCACTGTGGAGCAGCTCGAGCAACTCATCGAGCGTTTTGCGCAGTTTGGTATCGGCGCCGCCCAGGGGAAGGCCGGACAGCAGGGGGGTCTCACCGGAGAATTGCTGGACAAGCTCCGTGGGAGCTTGAAACAGGGCTTCGGGGCGGGACCGTTGCCCGGCGTCTCACTGGAAGACATCCATCTCAGGGAGGGTCTCTCTGCCACTGTGAGTATAATCATCCAGCAGCGGAACAATGTACTCCTGGTATTCAACCAGGCGATTCAGCTGCAGGATGGAGCGACCTATGTTGAAGTGATACAGGATGGCGAGATATACCCGCGCCCGGTGGTAACCGGACTGAGTGACTGGCAGTACACCGAAATAGTCAAGGGCCTCAACGAGGGCGAGCAGGTAGTTATCTGGCAGACCACCGGCACATCGGCAACCACCGAGATACAGCAACAGAAGGGGGCGTTCCAAATGCTGCCTGGAGCAGGAAGGTTCACCAAATGA